A stretch of Anoplopoma fimbria isolate UVic2021 breed Golden Eagle Sablefish chromosome 4, Afim_UVic_2022, whole genome shotgun sequence DNA encodes these proteins:
- the eda gene encoding ectodysplasin-A isoform X2: MAYDGSPAEGFPDKVMPRAAPCTCNKKCRSRSGSVVFLGLFLLSLSLHAVTLVCYLDLRSEVKREIIHQKRDSILTLAGSDLADPEEMLSPPGHPRPDSGSSIRGAEVHEEKLLHRNSEFHATEDNRGITQRAKRSPGKQPETESTGKERRKEKKKGRKRSVPGPPGPPGPPGPQGPPGIPGIPGIPGSNAVGPAGPPGPPGPQGPPGTQGPAGVPDKTKTKEFQPAVVHLQGQETTIQVREDLSEGILRNWKMVSIHHRVFKMHSRSGELEVLLDGVYFIYSQVYYLNFTDIASYEVMVDSNPFLRCTCSIETGQRKFNTCYTAGVSLLRAGQRISIRIVYEDTLISMTNHTTFLGSVRLGEAPSAGQN, translated from the exons ATGGCATACGATGGTTCACCTGCGGAGGGTTTCCCGGACAAAGTGATGCCCAGAGCGGCTCCCTGCACGTGTAACAAGAAGTGCAGGAGTCGGAGCGGCAGTGTTGTCTTCCTGGGATTATTCCTGCTGTCGCTGTCTCTGCACGCTGTCACCCTCGTCTGCTACTTGGATCTGCGGTCCGAAGTCAAAAGGGAAATTATCCACCAGAAGCGGGATTCAATATTGACACTTGCGGGGAGTGACCTGGCTGACCCGGAGGAGATGCTCTCACCGCCCGGGCACCCGCGACCGGACTCCGGGAGCAGCATCCGAGGCGCAGAGGTGCatgag GAGAAGTTACTACACAGAAATAGTGAATTCCATGCCACAGAGGATAACAGGGGCATAACTCAGCGAGCGAAAAGAAGTCCCGGCAAGCAGCCAGAAACAG AATCGActggaaaggaaagaaggaaagaaaagaaaaaag GGAGAAAACGGTCTGTGCCGGGCCCCCCTGGTCCCCCTGGTCCCCCCGGCCCACAGGGGCCGCCGGGCATCCCTGGAATCCCGGGTATTCCAGGAAGCAACGCTGTGGGGCCTGCAGGACCCCCTGGACCCCCCGGGCCACAGGGACCTCCGGGCACTCAAGGTCCAGCAG GGGTTCCCGATAAGACGAAAACAAAAGAATTCCAG CCTGCTGTGGTTCATTTGCAAGGACAGGAGACAACCATCCAAGTGAGAGAAG ATCTTTCTGAAGGCATCCTTAGGAACTGGAAGATGGTGTCCATCCATCACCGCGTGTTTAAAATGCACTCTCGCTCTGGAGAGCTAGAGGTGCTGCTGGATGGTGTCTACTTCATATATAGTCAG GTGTACTACCTCAACTTTACCGACATTGCCAGCTATGAGGTGATGGTGGACTCCAACCCGTTCCTCCGCTGCACCTGCAGCATCGAGACGGGCCAGCGCAAGTTCAACACCTGCTACACGGCTGGGGTGAGCCTGCTCCGCGCCGGCCAGAGGATCTCCATACGCATAGTGTATGAGGACACGCTCATCAGCATGACCAACCACACCACCTTCCTGGGAAGTGTCAGGCTTGGAGAGGCGCCATCTGCTGGACAGAACTGA
- the eda gene encoding ectodysplasin-A isoform X1 encodes MAYDGSPAEGFPDKVMPRAAPCTCNKKCRSRSGSVVFLGLFLLSLSLHAVTLVCYLDLRSEVKREIIHQKRDSILTLAGSDLADPEEMLSPPGHPRPDSGSSIRGAEVHEEKLLHRNSEFHATEDNRGITQRAKRSPGKQPETESTGKERRKEKKKGRKRSVPGPPGPPGPPGPQGPPGIPGIPGIPGSNAVGPAGPPGPPGPQGPPGTQGPAGVPDKTKTKEFQPAVVHLQGQETTIQVREDLSEGILRNWKMVSIHHRVFKMHSRSGELEVLLDGVYFIYSQVEVYYLNFTDIASYEVMVDSNPFLRCTCSIETGQRKFNTCYTAGVSLLRAGQRISIRIVYEDTLISMTNHTTFLGSVRLGEAPSAGQN; translated from the exons ATGGCATACGATGGTTCACCTGCGGAGGGTTTCCCGGACAAAGTGATGCCCAGAGCGGCTCCCTGCACGTGTAACAAGAAGTGCAGGAGTCGGAGCGGCAGTGTTGTCTTCCTGGGATTATTCCTGCTGTCGCTGTCTCTGCACGCTGTCACCCTCGTCTGCTACTTGGATCTGCGGTCCGAAGTCAAAAGGGAAATTATCCACCAGAAGCGGGATTCAATATTGACACTTGCGGGGAGTGACCTGGCTGACCCGGAGGAGATGCTCTCACCGCCCGGGCACCCGCGACCGGACTCCGGGAGCAGCATCCGAGGCGCAGAGGTGCatgag GAGAAGTTACTACACAGAAATAGTGAATTCCATGCCACAGAGGATAACAGGGGCATAACTCAGCGAGCGAAAAGAAGTCCCGGCAAGCAGCCAGAAACAG AATCGActggaaaggaaagaaggaaagaaaagaaaaaag GGAGAAAACGGTCTGTGCCGGGCCCCCCTGGTCCCCCTGGTCCCCCCGGCCCACAGGGGCCGCCGGGCATCCCTGGAATCCCGGGTATTCCAGGAAGCAACGCTGTGGGGCCTGCAGGACCCCCTGGACCCCCCGGGCCACAGGGACCTCCGGGCACTCAAGGTCCAGCAG GGGTTCCCGATAAGACGAAAACAAAAGAATTCCAG CCTGCTGTGGTTCATTTGCAAGGACAGGAGACAACCATCCAAGTGAGAGAAG ATCTTTCTGAAGGCATCCTTAGGAACTGGAAGATGGTGTCCATCCATCACCGCGTGTTTAAAATGCACTCTCGCTCTGGAGAGCTAGAGGTGCTGCTGGATGGTGTCTACTTCATATATAGTCAGGTAGAA GTGTACTACCTCAACTTTACCGACATTGCCAGCTATGAGGTGATGGTGGACTCCAACCCGTTCCTCCGCTGCACCTGCAGCATCGAGACGGGCCAGCGCAAGTTCAACACCTGCTACACGGCTGGGGTGAGCCTGCTCCGCGCCGGCCAGAGGATCTCCATACGCATAGTGTATGAGGACACGCTCATCAGCATGACCAACCACACCACCTTCCTGGGAAGTGTCAGGCTTGGAGAGGCGCCATCTGCTGGACAGAACTGA